The following nucleotide sequence is from Candidatus Poribacteria bacterium.
GTTGTTTCCCATAGAATGTGCCTTTAGTTGTGCATCTTTTTTCCAGTCGGCATCGCCCCCTAATTCAGTGGCAATCCAAGACAGTTGTAATGTTATGTTTTCTACTGCTTTTTCTAACTGAGTTAACCGCTGGGCAAGGGTTTCAACTGTTTCTACCATGGCCAAAATCCTCCTTTCACTTCATAACCTCGTGACTTACCTAAAAGTTCGGTGTAGAAAAGTGGGCGAACTACGTAAGTCCTAAAAGATTAACAACATTACCTTGAAGTGACGCATCTGTATGCTACACAATTTATTTTACCTTATCAAACACATCTTTTTCAAAGAATAGAGGCACAATTCGCTGGTAGCGAGACTTCATTGGAAACTGATAACCATCTCTCATCCTTCAGTAGGGTTACAGTGCCATATCAAACGCTGTGCCGGTTACGTTGCCTTTCACATAAGCATCACGGAAGAGGGTCTGGCGTTTCGGAGGCATCTCCTCAAGTAACGCTTGCGGCGGTCTCGACAGGGTCCACCGCTTATCTACTGAGTTATAAGCATTGAAAATAGCGACCCGATCAACATCAGGGTTTTGCCATGCTTGTCCACTATGCGTAATTGCTTCTGTGAAGATAATAACAGACCCAGCAGGACATGAATAGGTATCCCAAAATTCCCAGTCTTGCGTATGGGCATCCTCCGGTGCGGTATAAGCCGCTTTGTGACTGCCCGTAATGAACATCGTGCCGCCGTCGCCCTTTTCCACAGGGTTAAGCTCCCAGACAACGCGCGTCAAACCGCTATACGCTTGTCCGGGTAGACATTGATATTGGTGGCAATCACCCGGCATCCGAAACATACCGTTACCGTTATGTGGACTAAATGTGAAGGGCGGATCGTCCGTTGTAGAACGCAACGCCATAAAACTCATCTCCATGCGGAAACCGTAGCAGGTCTCTGAGGCGAGATAAGCGGATGCGAGAAACTCGTTCCCGAACGCCACAACCACAGGATGATCCGTCAACTTCTCCAGAGGTCCTCCGTAAGTTGAGCGGTGGTGTTGTGGTACAATTGTTTCAGGGTCATCTTTTAAACGGTAACAGAAATCGCGCATCTCTTCAACCTCTGATTCTGACAACACACCCGGCACTAGGAGCCATCCGTTTTTGTCAAAGAGATACTTCTGTTCTTGCGTTAAAGGGAACAAGTTCACCATCGGCATTCGTTTGTGTAATATCAGCAGCTGCCGTTGCCAATGGATTCCCGAAGTCTTTATTGAATCTAATGCCTAACTGTTCTGCCATTATGTAAATCCTTCTCCTGTCGGAACACTTTGTACGGACAATGTACCCCTTGCATGAAACTAATGAATACGCGCACCCGTAAAATAGTCTGGGTTTGCTCCCATCTTTTCTAAGAGCGGTGATGTGACTGTGTCAAGGTTCTCAATCACATCAGCAGACGGCGTGTATTCGACAACATGTAGGTTTTCCGTCAGTTCACTTACATTGCGGGTACCAACGAGCATGCATGTAATCCCCGGTCTCGCCATAGCCCATGCAATAGCAAGCCGAGCCATTGGGACATGCTCAGCCTCGGCGATTTCTCGGATAGCCTCCAGCGTCTCAAACAGCTCTTCTTCGGCACCCTCTTCACCGTGCGAAGCCTGTGCTCGGTCATCTCGGAAATGCCGAAATCGAGAATGCACTGGCGGTATCTCCTCTGCGCTTTTGTACTGTCCAGTCAATATACCCTGTAACAGCGGCATATACCCCAAGATGCCGACGTTATGCTCTCGGCACAGCGGGAGTAGTTCAGGCTCTATCGCCCGTGACAAGAGGTTATAGCAGAGTTGATTCACCGCAATAGATGCTCCCGTCTCAAGTGCTGCCGTGAGCTGCTCCACCCCGAAGTTGCTTACACCGATAGCACGGATGAGTCCATCTTCCTGTAGGCGTGTAAGTTCAGCCATACTCTCTTCAATAGCGATTTCATCGTCGGGCCAATGGATCATATAGATGTCTACATAATCCGTTTGCAAGCGTTCGAGACTCGCTTCGCAACGTTCGCGTATCGTAGCGGGATCGGGTTTGCTTACCTTCGTGCCGATGACCGCTTCGTGTCGTCTGTTTTTGAGTGCGACAGCAAGTGCCTCCTCGCTGCGTCCGTTATTATATCCCTCTGCCGTATCGAAAAAATTGATGCCTGCATCCAACGCCGCGTTGGCAACAGCAGTAACATCCGACTGTGCCTGCGGTCCCCAATAATCACCACCACCGTACGACCAGCAACCGATCCCCATCACTGAGATCTCAATCCCAGATTTTCCACATGTACGCATTTCCATTTTTCAGCCTCCATGATGTATAAGCGAGTCGAAAGACTTCGCACGAAGCTGGTAAATTACGCCAATTCTGCACAGAGTTCCGTAATCAATTGGGCATTTTGACCGATCTGATCGCCGAACTGCTGATACATACCGAGCAACAACGGATCAATCGGCTTGGTGTTTTCTATCGCGAACTTTATTTCTGTCCGAATCTGTTCTGGACTTCCAATGGTTCTACCCGCCGCAAGCACTTTGAAGAGAAGGCACGGCTTCTCCGTACGTTGGATCGCCTTACACATCTCATCGCGGTCCTCCCGCGCGTAGATCTCACCCAACGGCGCGTAGCCAAATTTTTGGGTAAATTTTTCGCTACCACCGTGGAGATTATAGAGGCCTGTCATATAATAGTCTATATCCCATGCTTCATCTTCAGCAATATGCAGAAGTCTCGGATCATGCACAGACAAACCGACAAGTACCCCGGTATCACGAATCCGTTTGAGGATGTCTTGTAGGAAATCAAGTCTGTTTTCGCGCAAACATCTTTGCCCAACACCACCACCGTGTGGTGCCATACCGATCGGATTGTGTTTCGCAGCTTCAAAAACATGGTCGGGATCCTCGTACCAGCGGGAACCTTGGCTAAGGCAGAACCAGTTTATCGTGCCACCCGCATCTCGGTAAAGTTGTAGATCAGACATCGAGCGTTCCGTCATACTATTCTGCCAAGAATTGATCCCGGCTTCCTCCGCCCGTTTGAGCGTTGCCACGACCCGCTCCGGTGTATGATACGCCTGCTGATGTTGCGAAAGGAGTTGGTTAAAGTGAGAATAGCCGTAAATCGGGTTATCGCCTATTACCAACTTACTGATTTGATGCCCACAAAACGAGATTTTCGGTAAGGTCGTTTCCACTGTTTATCCTCCAAGTCAGAGAGCACGCTTCAAATGTGTGACTAATCGAACAGAAATCCTTCCAAAACAGATGCGTCAATTGCACGCACAAGATGCATCGTCAAATCCAACGCTGCCATATAGTCATCAGTGTTAATGATTGAGACATGGCTATGGATATAACGGGACGGTACACCGAGTACAACGGACGGCACACCTCTTCCGAATTGATGGATCGCACCACCATCTGTTCCACCGGATTGACGCACACCAAGTTGATACGGTATCTCATGTTGCTTTGCTGTCTCAACCACAAAATCCGCCAATTTTGGGTTGACAATCATTGATGAATCAATAATCCGAATTTGTACGCCGCCACCAAGTTTCCCTTGTGTATTTCCAACGCTTAACCCTGGGGTATCATCACCAGGGGGCCCCTCAAGCACAATCGCCAGATCGGGTTCCACACTTGCCGCCATCGTCCTGGCTCCCCGCAATCCTATTTCTTCTTGCACACTTCCTGCGCCAATAACGGTGTTCGGATGTTCGTCGAGCTG
It contains:
- a CDS encoding M20/M25/M40 family metallo-hydrolase, which codes for MGFVVQNVTDKGFVKFLPLGGWWAHTLLAQRVNITTKLGKVPGVIGSTPPHLLSGSRDKVLDIKDLFIDIGAESEEQAIEEYGVVTGCPIAPYGPFMRLKNDKLLTAKAFDNRVGVAIVIDALLQLDEHPNTVIGAGSVQEEIGLRGARTMAASVEPDLAIVLEGPPGDDTPGLSVGNTQGKLGGGVQIRIIDSSMIVNPKLADFVVETAKQHEIPYQLGVRQSGGTDGGAIHQFGRGVPSVVLGVPSRYIHSHVSIINTDDYMAALDLTMHLVRAIDASVLEGFLFD
- a CDS encoding phytanoyl-CoA dioxygenase family protein; this translates as MVNLFPLTQEQKYLFDKNGWLLVPGVLSESEVEEMRDFCYRLKDDPETIVPQHHRSTYGGPLEKLTDHPVVVAFGNEFLASAYLASETCYGFRMEMSFMALRSTTDDPPFTFSPHNGNGMFRMPGDCHQYQCLPGQAYSGLTRVVWELNPVEKGDGGTMFITGSHKAAYTAPEDAHTQDWEFWDTYSCPAGSVIIFTEAITHSGQAWQNPDVDRVAIFNAYNSVDKRWTLSRPPQALLEEMPPKRQTLFRDAYVKGNVTGTAFDMAL
- a CDS encoding aldo/keto reductase, with protein sequence MEMRTCGKSGIEISVMGIGCWSYGGGDYWGPQAQSDVTAVANAALDAGINFFDTAEGYNNGRSEEALAVALKNRRHEAVIGTKVSKPDPATIRERCEASLERLQTDYVDIYMIHWPDDEIAIEESMAELTRLQEDGLIRAIGVSNFGVEQLTAALETGASIAVNQLCYNLLSRAIEPELLPLCREHNVGILGYMPLLQGILTGQYKSAEEIPPVHSRFRHFRDDRAQASHGEEGAEEELFETLEAIREIAEAEHVPMARLAIAWAMARPGITCMLVGTRNVSELTENLHVVEYTPSADVIENLDTVTSPLLEKMGANPDYFTGARIH